One part of the Lycorma delicatula isolate Av1 chromosome 7, ASM4794821v1, whole genome shotgun sequence genome encodes these proteins:
- the LOC142328471 gene encoding uncharacterized protein LOC142328471, whose translation METEIPSWLTKDYIKTALENTKRTSNIISLENMKINMPITKGDNYVCTVYRVIAEYKAKNENDLLKITLIIKAPHEGGIFSEFGLYEKEVLVYNELLPKFKLLFCDKWEDLTAESFYSMKDNAIILEDLKNKGYVMAERMKQLNLEESKVALSSLAKFHAASVKLYEIEPNVIKKVAKELLFNEEIKETMFPFIKIAFKSAVEALENQPELRKYIQKINHYGENVWNVLAELIKPKEGDFNVLNHGDFWTNNMMLKYVNNEPVNAILIDFQMCRYTSLAFDLIYFMISSVQEDIRTKQYDKLLDIYLEKLNQNLEIFGSKKRLDKRELNKAIEERKFFAPFVTLVFLPTLLANPDKCEIIDYKEMTQEDLKNIENNTALSSNYKNENYLKLLPKLLEEFDKKGLFLRRTENKLENETPAWITKDFIRKALENGSDSSSDSIIIENIDVDSPVAKGNNYACEILRVKVEYKKSGDDELLKTSLILKSLTEASGLADFMLQLGIIEKEVMIYNELIPKYKSVFGDRWGDLTPKSFFSTEKNVIILEDLKFKGYEMADRMKQLNFEECKIAFSALSKYHAASVKLYELEPELIIKVGREVFYNRDLPVSFREDLKNFFKPFIQEATKLPKMQKYIKYLENFVNKSWDILCDIFKSKEDEFNVLNHGDLWVTNMLFKYVDNKPIEVKLIDLQVSRYASPGIDILYFFHSSVQEEVRVNKYEELLNIYLKELNANLEMFGSEKRLDKMELKNAINKAELFTIVVNITLLPLVLADPHKTQILDLKNVTMDDFKSAENSPLKAYYNNEKCMNLVTKRFQEFEERGLFEMDCFKD comes from the exons ATGGAAACTGAAATACCTTCATGGCTGACAAAAGATTACATAAAGACTGCATTGGAAAACACCAAAAGAACATCTAACATTATATCActtgaaaacatgaaaataaatatgccAATAACAAAAGGTGATAATTATGTATGTACGGTATATAGAGTGATAGCagaatataaagcaaaaaatgaaaatgatttattaaaaattactctgATTATTAAGGCACCCCATGAAGGtggaattttttcagaatttggtCTTTATGAAAAAGAGGTTCTTGTTTATAATGAATTGTtaccaaaattcaaattattattttgtgataaatggGAGGATTTAACAGCAGAGTCATTTTATTCCATGAAAGACAATGCGATAATTTTAGAGGATTTAAAGAACAAAGGTTATGTAATGGCCGAAAGAATGAAACAATTAAATCTTGAAGAAAGCAAAGTAGCTTTATCAAGTTTAGCTAAATTTCATGCAGCGtcagtaaaattatatgaaatagaacctaatgtaataaaaaaggtaGCTAAAGAACTTTTATTCAATGAAGAAATAAAGGAAACTATGTTTCCCTtcataaaaattgcttttaaaagtGCTGTAGAAGCATTAGAAAATCAGCCTGAATTAAGGAAGTATAtccaaaaaataaaccattatggAGAAAATGTGTGGAATGTTCTAGCtgaattaattaaaccaaaagaAGGTGATTTCAATGTATTAAATCATGGTGATTTTTGGACTAATAATATGATGTTAAAATATGTCAATAATGAACCAGTCAACGCTATACTTATTGATTTTCAAATGTGTCGATACACGTCGCTTgcatttgatttaatatattttatgatttcaagTGTTCAAGAAGATATTAGAACAAAACAATATGATAAACTTCTAGatatttacttagaaaaattGAATCAAAATCTTGAAATATTTGGCAGTAAAAAAAGACTCgataaaagagaattaaataaagCAATTGAAGAACGAAAATTTTTCGCTCCATTTGTCACTTTAGTATTTTTACCCACGCTGCTAGCTAATCCAGATAAGTGTGAAATCATAGATTACAAAGAAATGACCCAAGAAGATcttaagaatattgaaaataatacagcTTTGTcaagtaattacaaaaatgaaaactacTTGAAACTACTACCAAAACTTTTagaagaatttgataaaaaaggattatttctaAGAAG gactGAAAACAAATTGGAAAATGAAACACCAGCCTggataacaaaagattttataagaaaagctTTGGAGAATGGTAGTGATTCATCTTCTGATtctataataattgaaaatattgatgTAGATTCTCCTGTAgcaaaaggaaataattatgcATGTGAAATATTAAGAGTTAAAGTAGAATATAAAAAGTCAGGtgatgatgaattattaaaaacttcattaatattaaaatcattaacagaAGCATCAGGGCTAGCTGATTTTATGTTACAACTGGGAATTATTGAAAAAGAAGTTatgatttataatgaattaataccaaaatataaatCAGTATTTGGAGACAGATGGGGAGATTTGAcaccaaaatcatttttttctacagaaaaaaatgtaataatattggaggatttaaaatttaaaggttatgAAATGGCTGATAgaatgaaacaattaaattttgaggAGTGCAAAATTGCTTTTTCAGCATTATCAAAATATCATGCTGCTTCTGTTAAATTATATGAACTGGAacctgaattaataataaaagtaggtAGAGAAGTATTTTATAATAGAGATTTGCCTGTAAGTTTTAGGgaagatttaaagaatttttttaaaccttttatacaAGAAGCTACAAAATTGCCAAAAAtgcagaaatatataaaatatttagaaaattttgtaaataaatcttggGATATACTTTgtgatatatttaaatctaaagaagatgaatttaatgtattaaatcacGGTGACCTATGGGttacaaatatgttatttaaatatgttgataataAACCCATTGAGGTAAAATTAATCGATTTACAAGTATCAAGATATGCTTCTCCCGGAAtcgatatattatatttttttcacagtaGTGTTCAAGAAGAAGTTAGAGTTAATAAATATGAAGaacttctaaatatttatttaaaagaattaaatgcaAACCTTGAAATGTTTGGTAGTGAAAAAAGACTtgataaaatggaattaaaaaatgcGATCAACAAAGCAGAATTGTTTACAATTGTTGTTAATATTACTTTGTTACCATTAGTTTTAGCAGATCCccataaaacacaaattttagacTTGAAGAATGTCACAATGGATgattttaaatcagcagaaaatAGTCCGTTGAAAGCGtactataataatgaaaaatgtatgaaCTTAGTGACAAAACGCTTTCAAGAATTTGAAGAGAGAGGATTGTTTGAAATGGattgttttaaagattaa
- the LOC142328472 gene encoding uncharacterized protein LOC142328472 — protein sequence MEIEIPSWLTKNYIKKALENGTTSNILSVESIKINMPLEKGNNYISTIYRVETEYRVKNEKDLLKISLIIKTPSLKAGFISKLGVYKKEFIIYNELLPKYKLIFGEKWGDVSAKSFYSSEDNVLILEDLTAKGYVMANRKKQLNFQECKVALSSLAKFHAASVKLYETEPELIKRAGQEIIFREDLTCAAGLSRIAFKSIIEICKIHPEFQKYVEPIKNFGENLWDIASEMIKPKEGNFNVLNHSDFWTANLMFKYTDGKPVDVIPIDFQISRYSSPAYDLLYFIHSSIQEDVRVEKYDELLNIYLEKLNLYLEIFDSNKRLDKKELNNEIEEREYFAGYVVIVLLPIIVADSDESEIIEVFKEKTEEELYNIENGDIALQYYKNENYLKMITKRFEEFDKKGWFLSRQYPNIKLKFRSNV from the coding sequence ATGGAAATTGAAATACCTTCATGgctgacaaaaaattatataaaaaaagcacTGGAAAATGGTACAACATCTAACATCTTATCagtagaaagtattaaaataaatatgccgCTAGAAAAAGGGAATAATTACATATCTACTATATATAGAGTGGAAACAGAATAtagagtaaaaaatgaaaaagatttattaaaaataagtttaattattaaaacaccgTCATTAAAAGCtggatttatttcaaaattgggtgtttataaaaaagaatttattatttacaatgagTTATTACCAAAATATAAGCTAATTTTTGGTGAAAAATGGGGTGATGTTAGTGCAAAATCATTTTACTCTTCAGAAGATAATGTTCTAATTTTAGAAGATTTAACTGCTAAAGGTTATGTGATGGCTAAtagaaagaaacaattaaattttcaggAATGCAAAGTAGCTTTATCAAGCTTAGCTAAATTTCACGCAGCttctgtaaaattatatgaaacagaACCTGAGCTGATAAAAAGAGCCggacaagaaataatttttagagaagACCTCACATGTGCAGCTGGATTATCAAGAATTGCTTTTAAAAGcattattgaaatatgtaaaattcatccagaatttcaaaaatatgttgaACCGATAAAgaattttggagaaaatttatGGGATATTGCTTCTGAAATGATAAAACCTAAAGAAggaaattttaatgtattgaatCATAGTGATTTTTGGACAGCAAATCTGATgtttaaatacactgatggaaaacCTGTAGATGTTATACCTATAGATTTCCAAATATCTCGATATTCATCACCAGCATATGACcttctatattttattcattcaagtATTCAAGAAGATGTAAGAGTAGAAAAATATgatgaacttttaaatatttatttagaaaaattaaatttgtacctTGAAATATTTGACAGTAATAAAAGActtgataaaaaagaattaaataatgaaattgagGAACGAGAATATTTTGCAGGCTATGTTGTAATTGTTTTGCTACCCATTATAGTAGCAGATTCAGATGAGAGTGAAATTATAGAAGTGTTTAAAGAAAAGACTGAAGAAGAACTGTACAATATAGAAAATGGTGACATTGCATTACAATattataagaatgaaaattatttgaaaatgattacAAAACGATTtgaagaatttgataaaaaaggATGGTTTCTCAGTAGACAATATCcaaatataaaattgaagttcagAAGCAATGTATGA